In the genome of Taurinivorans muris, one region contains:
- the argJ gene encoding bifunctional glutamate N-acetyltransferase/amino-acid acetyltransferase ArgJ produces the protein MHTLPKGFSLAVANADFREKNLPRKDLSLVLCEQKTVAAGCFTTNLFKAAPVLCSQKNLAESEEIRAIVINSGQANACTGEKGMQTCLKSQAIIEELFDLPKGSVLTGSTGIIGAHINLEKWEEASYELKTNLGEATLEDYAKSIMTTDAFPKISYKKIEKNGKEVIFAGVAKGAGMICPNMATMLSVLISDVQVDKETWTETIKNAVRQGFNTVSVDGDTSTNDSLFALSSGLSRVSLEKEELQAIVTEIIQELAYLLVKDGEGASKVMHIDVTGAKTDADAEKIARTVGHSQLVKTAVYGKDPNWGRIVAAAGRAGVPFNPDKLSLTLCGIEIFKDGQPVDMDIDAAFRPLFDQKDIDIQIHLAEGNGKARLKASDLTHDYVSLNADYRS, from the coding sequence ATGCACACACTGCCTAAAGGATTTTCACTTGCTGTCGCCAATGCCGATTTCAGAGAAAAAAATTTGCCGAGAAAAGATTTATCCTTGGTTTTATGCGAACAAAAAACAGTAGCCGCAGGCTGCTTCACAACCAACCTTTTTAAAGCCGCCCCTGTTTTATGTTCCCAAAAGAATTTGGCGGAAAGCGAAGAAATACGGGCAATCGTGATCAATTCCGGACAAGCCAACGCCTGCACCGGTGAAAAAGGCATGCAAACATGCCTCAAAAGCCAAGCAATCATTGAAGAACTCTTCGATTTGCCAAAAGGTTCCGTGCTCACAGGTTCGACGGGTATTATCGGCGCCCATATCAACCTCGAAAAATGGGAAGAAGCAAGCTATGAACTGAAAACGAATCTTGGGGAAGCAACCCTTGAAGATTATGCCAAAAGCATTATGACGACAGACGCTTTCCCTAAAATTTCCTATAAGAAAATTGAAAAAAACGGCAAAGAGGTTATTTTTGCGGGCGTAGCCAAAGGCGCAGGCATGATTTGCCCCAATATGGCGACAATGCTCAGCGTTCTTATTTCCGATGTGCAGGTCGATAAGGAAACTTGGACGGAAACTATTAAAAACGCTGTGCGGCAGGGTTTCAATACAGTCAGTGTCGACGGGGACACCTCGACCAATGACAGTCTTTTCGCCCTGTCCAGCGGACTGTCCCGCGTCAGTTTGGAAAAAGAGGAATTGCAAGCCATTGTTACGGAAATAATTCAGGAATTGGCGTATCTGCTTGTGAAAGACGGCGAGGGAGCAAGCAAGGTTATGCATATTGACGTCACAGGCGCAAAAACAGACGCCGACGCAGAAAAAATCGCCCGCACTGTCGGACATTCGCAGCTGGTAAAAACAGCCGTATACGGCAAAGACCCGAATTGGGGACGTATTGTGGCGGCAGCCGGACGTGCGGGAGTGCCATTCAATCCTGACAAACTCAGCTTGACCCTCTGCGGAATTGAAATTTTTAAAGACGGACAACCTGTCGATATGGATATCGACGCTGCTTTCCGTCCTCTTTTTGACCAGAAAGACATCGATATTCAGATACATCTCGCAGAAGGAAACGGAAAAGCCCGTTTGAAAGCCTCCGATCTTACTCATGACTATGTTTCCCTTAACGCTGATTACCGCTCATAA
- a CDS encoding glucose-6-phosphate isomerase, with the protein MKFYNSEKFAYPCEDPLAIHAITECIEKLQEEKLPFVTLDFIPQLLAELENLTEYFARFDHLLLLGIGGSALGPHALQQAFSPQDKYVLTPDAQMKKHLWVIDNVNAGHLADCLKNLPLEKTLVLTVSKSGSTLETISQYFICKQYFQKMLPATWQNNFFIITDEEKGFLRRETTDNNYKSLPVPALLGGRFSIFCAVGLVPALFLGIDYKRFIQGAMEAKNEFFAECASYQENCQNPLPRLFELANFAYSTMANGYSELIFFNYIPKWSSLNNWFRQLWSESLGKNGQGSTPVTALGTVDQHSILQLFLDSKPNKAVLFLTASAMEKNALCTISKNLPEEWKWLAEKNISEILDAEANGTKQSMINHHIPLCSMVFPKTDEQAFGKIMWELCMTTILTAHFLGINPYDQPAVEESKKIAKATLSQNSN; encoded by the coding sequence ATGAAATTTTATAATTCCGAAAAATTCGCCTATCCTTGCGAAGACCCTCTTGCCATCCACGCCATCACGGAATGCATCGAAAAATTGCAGGAAGAAAAACTGCCCTTTGTCACCCTTGATTTCATTCCGCAGCTTTTGGCGGAACTGGAAAACCTGACAGAGTATTTCGCCCGTTTTGACCATTTGCTCTTGCTCGGCATCGGCGGTTCAGCCCTTGGTCCCCATGCGCTGCAGCAAGCTTTCAGCCCTCAGGACAAATATGTTTTAACCCCTGACGCGCAAATGAAAAAACATTTATGGGTCATTGACAATGTAAACGCCGGCCATTTGGCTGACTGCCTGAAAAATCTGCCTTTGGAAAAAACCCTCGTCCTGACTGTCAGCAAATCAGGTTCAACCCTTGAAACCATTTCCCAGTATTTTATCTGCAAGCAATATTTTCAAAAAATGCTTCCTGCGACATGGCAAAATAATTTCTTTATCATCACCGATGAGGAAAAGGGATTTTTACGCCGGGAAACAACGGATAACAATTATAAATCATTGCCTGTCCCCGCATTGCTCGGCGGCAGATTCAGCATTTTCTGCGCTGTCGGCTTGGTTCCCGCCCTTTTTTTGGGCATAGATTACAAACGCTTCATCCAAGGAGCGATGGAAGCGAAAAACGAATTTTTTGCGGAATGCGCCTCCTATCAAGAAAATTGCCAAAACCCTTTGCCCAGACTTTTCGAGCTTGCGAATTTCGCATACAGCACCATGGCGAACGGTTATAGCGAACTCATCTTTTTTAATTACATACCGAAATGGAGCAGCCTGAATAATTGGTTCAGGCAGCTTTGGTCTGAAAGTTTAGGGAAAAACGGACAAGGTTCAACTCCTGTCACGGCTCTCGGAACTGTCGACCAACACTCTATCTTACAGCTTTTTCTGGACAGCAAACCCAATAAAGCCGTACTCTTTTTAACCGCTTCCGCAATGGAAAAAAATGCTCTTTGCACCATTTCAAAAAATCTTCCCGAAGAATGGAAATGGCTTGCGGAAAAAAATATTTCCGAAATTCTTGATGCGGAAGCGAACGGAACGAAACAGTCCATGATTAATCATCATATTCCCCTGTGCAGTATGGTTTTTCCGAAAACCGACGAGCAAGCCTTTGGAAAAATCATGTGGGAACTTTGCATGACAACCATTTTGACCGCCCATTTTTTAGGAATAAATCCTTACGACCAACCTGCCGTTGAAGAAAGCAAAAAAATTGCCAAAGCAACACTTTCGCAAAACTCAAACTGA
- a CDS encoding pyridoxal phosphate-dependent aminotransferase, translating into MKLANRLSRVKPSATLAVNAKALELKNRGVDVISLAVGEPDFPTPPHIAEAAKKAIDEHFTRYTAVAGIPEIRAGICGYYQKVHGVSAKNENVIIGNGGKQCLYNLLLCLLNEGDDVLIPVPYWTSYPDMAALVGANPVFVPSSAENGYRISLGALDASLTPKTKLLLLNSPSNPSGVSYSQKELDTIIRWAMEKDIFIIADEVYEQLVYDEKYQSSASKLWEQYPDKIAILNAFSKSFAMTGWRLGFALAHKELITEMTKLQGQITSSICSISQKAGVTALTSSYDCILPMREAFKRRRDFAYAEISSWKNILCPKPEGAFYLFPDVSELFCEKYKNAQELCSYLLDEAKVAVMPGDAFGLPNCIRISYAVSDETLKKALTSIKKSLYD; encoded by the coding sequence ATGAAGTTAGCAAATAGATTATCAAGGGTGAAACCCTCCGCAACCTTGGCGGTCAATGCGAAAGCATTGGAATTGAAGAACAGGGGCGTCGATGTCATTTCCCTTGCCGTGGGCGAACCTGATTTTCCCACCCCGCCCCATATCGCAGAAGCGGCTAAAAAAGCCATTGATGAACATTTCACCCGTTACACCGCCGTTGCGGGTATTCCGGAAATTCGTGCCGGTATTTGCGGATATTACCAAAAAGTCCATGGCGTTTCCGCAAAAAACGAGAATGTCATCATAGGAAACGGCGGCAAACAATGCCTTTACAACCTTCTGCTTTGCCTTTTGAATGAAGGCGACGACGTGCTTATTCCTGTTCCGTACTGGACAAGTTATCCCGATATGGCAGCCCTTGTTGGAGCCAACCCTGTTTTTGTCCCTTCCAGCGCGGAAAACGGTTACAGAATTTCTCTCGGCGCTCTGGACGCCAGCCTTACCCCCAAGACAAAACTCCTTCTTTTAAACAGCCCGAGCAATCCCTCAGGCGTAAGCTATTCGCAAAAAGAACTGGATACCATCATCCGCTGGGCGATGGAAAAAGATATATTCATCATCGCCGACGAAGTTTACGAGCAGCTTGTGTATGATGAAAAATATCAATCGAGCGCAAGCAAACTTTGGGAGCAATATCCGGATAAGATTGCAATTCTCAACGCGTTTTCCAAAAGCTTCGCCATGACCGGCTGGCGTCTCGGTTTTGCTCTCGCCCATAAGGAACTGATAACGGAAATGACAAAACTGCAGGGACAAATTACATCCAGCATTTGTTCTATTTCACAAAAAGCAGGCGTTACAGCCCTGACTTCTTCTTATGACTGCATACTCCCCATGAGAGAAGCTTTCAAACGCCGCCGCGACTTCGCCTATGCGGAAATCAGTTCATGGAAAAATATCCTCTGTCCGAAACCGGAAGGTGCTTTCTATCTTTTTCCCGATGTGAGCGAACTTTTTTGTGAAAAATATAAAAATGCCCAAGAACTTTGCTCCTATCTTTTGGACGAAGCCAAAGTCGCCGTCATGCCCGGTGACGCGTTCGGTTTACCGAACTGCATAAGAATTTCCTATGCCGTTTCCGACGAAACATTGAAAAAAGCATTAACTTCAATAAAAAAATCCCTTTATGACTGA
- a CDS encoding MFS transporter — protein sequence MPAECAPPEKVFWVYVSLWIANFFSPLLYSGVTTILPSVASDFNTSAATISLIVMLFAYSQGYFGAIGGRLSDLFGLRRMLTLGFIICFITLIGLFFSPNFFVLSIFRLFQGIGTALLISTSTAIAVNITPLYKRGSILGIMTSASYLGASLGPIIGGAIATFLTWRYLFLFLLIPNILGLILFRNALRLEWCTLDGEQFDTKGAVMLGLGTGAISLGAGLMSIYFSLIWLVPFGFVLLAFFVYMQKHTKYPIINIDLFTKAKSFTLGLIAMMVNFGATTAFIYYSTMYFQQVRNFTPLMTGFFLLFKSAAQFGIAPFSGRLADKIHPEYIVIAGLILCTASLVGTAYLDQHSSIYYIYATLFISGIGIAIFHSPCTVSSLRDIPSKDMSVASSLTATARSMGILGSQIIVSLAISHYLGKQTVNPETIPAFLQSMKFSFLFMSGVNIICIFFYCKLAYKIYKNDRMDIPS from the coding sequence ATGCCAGCAGAATGCGCCCCTCCCGAAAAAGTCTTTTGGGTTTATGTTTCTTTATGGATTGCAAACTTTTTTTCTCCCTTGCTGTACAGCGGGGTGACAACGATTTTGCCGTCTGTCGCTTCGGATTTCAATACCTCTGCCGCAACAATTTCCCTTATCGTCATGCTTTTCGCTTATTCCCAGGGATATTTCGGAGCCATAGGCGGACGGCTCAGCGACCTTTTCGGACTGCGAAGAATGCTGACCCTCGGCTTCATCATTTGCTTCATCACCCTTATCGGGCTTTTCTTTTCCCCCAACTTTTTCGTTTTAAGCATTTTCCGGTTATTCCAAGGCATCGGAACAGCTCTTCTCATCAGCACGAGCACCGCCATCGCCGTCAATATCACCCCTTTATATAAACGCGGTTCAATTTTAGGAATTATGACTTCAGCCTCCTACCTCGGCGCTTCCTTGGGTCCGATTATCGGCGGCGCTATCGCAACATTCCTCACTTGGCGGTATTTATTCCTTTTTCTGTTGATTCCCAATATCTTAGGACTTATTCTTTTTAGAAACGCATTGCGCCTTGAATGGTGCACCCTTGACGGAGAACAATTTGACACAAAAGGCGCTGTCATGCTCGGACTCGGCACCGGCGCCATTTCCTTGGGCGCAGGACTCATGAGCATTTATTTCAGCCTTATCTGGCTTGTTCCTTTCGGCTTCGTTCTGCTCGCCTTTTTTGTCTATATGCAAAAACACACCAAATATCCCATTATCAATATTGATCTTTTCACCAAAGCAAAATCTTTCACCTTGGGACTTATCGCCATGATGGTCAATTTCGGCGCAACCACCGCCTTTATCTACTATTCGACCATGTATTTCCAGCAAGTCAGAAACTTCACTCCGTTGATGACCGGGTTTTTCCTGCTTTTCAAAAGTGCCGCCCAATTCGGCATCGCTCCTTTTTCCGGGCGCCTGGCGGATAAAATACACCCTGAATATATTGTTATCGCGGGGCTTATTCTCTGCACGGCAAGTTTGGTCGGCACCGCCTATCTAGACCAGCATTCCAGCATTTATTACATTTACGCCACACTTTTCATTTCCGGCATCGGCATTGCTATTTTCCATTCGCCCTGCACGGTTTCTTCCCTGCGCGACATTCCGTCAAAAGACATGTCCGTTGCTTCAAGCCTCACCGCCACGGCAAGAAGCATGGGTATTTTAGGCAGCCAAATCATTGTTTCCTTGGCTATTTCCCATTACCTCGGCAAGCAAACCGTAAACCCCGAAACCATTCCCGCCTTTTTGCAGTCAATGAAATTTTCCTTTTTATTCATGTCAGGCGTCAATATCATCTGTATCTTTTTTTACTGCAAACTTGCCTATAAAATTTATAAAAACGACCGCATGGATATTCCAAGTTAA
- the cobA gene encoding uroporphyrinogen-III C-methyltransferase, with amino-acid sequence MFVYLIGAGPGDPGLITCKGLDALSRADVVVYDYLASDVLLDNVRADAEKIYVGKIAGNHAMKQEDINALLVEKAKEGKIVARLKGGDPYIFGRGGEEGRALFDAGVPFCEIPGISSTIAGPAYAGIPLTDRTAASSVTIITGHEDPAKPDSVHNWEALAKGASTLVFVMGMKNLPDISKNLIHAGMDPQTPAALVHWGTMPTQKSLNSTLADLPDAAVREGFKNPSVIVVGNVVSLRDKLNWNEKRPLFGKSVVVTRSREQASEMVTMLMALGANVIQYPTISIEKMEDYSLLDAALDRIAEFSWIIFTSVNGVRHFARRLREKGLDSRALAHAKIAAIGPVTRKEVEKLGIIPDFVPETFVAESVAEGLCKFAVQDKEILIPRALESREVLPEVLANAGAKVTVVPVYRTVKAHARKEELVQALEEDRIDCITFASSSTVRNFMESIPQDVLKKAGRVRFASIGPITTKTLEEFGFKADIEPKDYTIPALLADITVYFSKETDMQSPYYQSLLKIAK; translated from the coding sequence ATGTTTGTATATCTGATCGGTGCTGGTCCGGGCGACCCCGGGCTTATCACCTGCAAGGGCTTGGATGCATTAAGCCGTGCCGATGTTGTTGTGTATGATTATTTGGCAAGTGATGTTTTATTGGATAATGTGCGCGCTGACGCTGAAAAGATATATGTTGGAAAAATAGCCGGCAACCATGCCATGAAGCAGGAAGACATCAACGCGCTGTTGGTGGAAAAAGCCAAAGAAGGTAAAATCGTCGCCCGTCTAAAAGGGGGGGACCCTTATATTTTCGGACGCGGAGGCGAAGAAGGAAGGGCTTTGTTTGATGCCGGCGTTCCGTTTTGCGAGATCCCCGGAATAAGCAGCACTATCGCCGGTCCTGCTTACGCGGGCATTCCCTTGACAGACAGGACAGCCGCTTCTTCCGTAACCATTATAACCGGGCATGAAGACCCTGCAAAGCCGGATTCCGTGCATAACTGGGAAGCTCTTGCAAAGGGTGCGTCAACCCTTGTTTTTGTAATGGGCATGAAAAATTTGCCTGATATTTCAAAAAATTTGATACATGCGGGAATGGACCCTCAAACTCCCGCGGCCCTTGTGCATTGGGGAACCATGCCTACGCAGAAATCGTTAAATTCAACGTTGGCGGATTTGCCTGACGCTGCCGTGCGTGAAGGATTTAAAAACCCTTCCGTCATTGTTGTCGGGAATGTTGTGTCTTTGCGTGACAAGCTCAATTGGAATGAAAAACGTCCTTTGTTCGGCAAAAGCGTTGTGGTGACCCGTTCACGGGAACAAGCCAGTGAAATGGTCACCATGCTCATGGCTTTAGGGGCGAACGTCATACAATATCCGACAATCAGCATTGAAAAAATGGAAGATTATTCGCTTTTGGATGCGGCTCTTGACAGGATAGCGGAATTTTCATGGATTATTTTCACCTCCGTTAACGGGGTACGGCATTTTGCACGGCGTTTGCGTGAAAAGGGCTTGGATAGCCGCGCGCTGGCTCATGCTAAAATCGCCGCCATTGGTCCGGTTACCCGGAAGGAAGTGGAAAAACTGGGAATAATTCCGGATTTTGTTCCTGAAACCTTTGTTGCCGAATCCGTGGCGGAGGGACTTTGCAAATTTGCGGTTCAAGATAAGGAAATCCTTATTCCCCGAGCTTTGGAATCCCGTGAAGTTTTGCCGGAAGTATTGGCGAATGCCGGCGCCAAGGTGACTGTCGTTCCGGTATACAGAACAGTCAAAGCTCATGCCCGTAAGGAAGAGCTTGTGCAGGCGCTTGAAGAGGACCGTATCGACTGTATCACGTTCGCTTCTTCTTCCACGGTACGGAATTTCATGGAAAGCATACCTCAAGACGTGCTGAAAAAAGCAGGCAGGGTGCGCTTTGCCTCCATTGGTCCGATTACGACAAAAACCTTGGAAGAATTTGGCTTTAAAGCGGATATAGAGCCTAAGGATTATACCATTCCCGCTTTGCTTGCCGACATTACCGTTTATTTTTCAAAGGAAACGGACATGCAGTCACCCTATTACCAATCGCTTTTGAAAATTGCGAAATAG